The following proteins are co-located in the Rheinheimera salexigens genome:
- the rsxD gene encoding electron transport complex subunit RsxD — MSFKIASSPHQRLQRSTAQIMRLVMLACVPGIIVQAALLGYGVLIQLVLAIATALVSEAIIMLLRKKAVWPRLRDNSAMLTAVLLAIAIPPYAPWWLVIIGTAFAIIIVKQLYGGLGNNLFNPAMAAYVLLLISFPVQMTQWLPPASLQTFALTPIDAVCAVFSQFSCSGYSLQQLQSTVDGITMATPLDTLRTDLSRGITLSESMQRPVFYAFAGSGWLWVNLAYLIGGLVLIQQKVISWRIPAAVIISLAIFSGIGSLAAPDTLASPLFHLFSGGTMLAAFFIATDPVSASTTNNGRLWYGVLIGLLVYLIRTYGGYPDAYAFAVLIANMAVPLIDYYTRPRTYGHQQPRPKND; from the coding sequence ATGAGTTTTAAAATAGCCAGTTCACCACACCAGCGTTTACAACGCAGCACTGCGCAAATTATGCGCCTCGTTATGCTTGCCTGTGTGCCGGGTATTATTGTCCAAGCTGCTCTGTTGGGTTATGGCGTGTTAATTCAATTAGTTTTAGCCATTGCTACGGCTTTAGTTAGCGAAGCCATTATTATGCTATTACGCAAAAAAGCAGTTTGGCCCAGACTACGCGATAACAGTGCAATGTTAACCGCAGTGTTACTTGCCATCGCCATACCGCCTTATGCCCCTTGGTGGTTAGTCATTATTGGTACTGCTTTTGCCATTATCATCGTTAAGCAATTATATGGTGGTTTAGGTAATAACTTATTTAATCCGGCTATGGCCGCTTATGTATTATTACTGATTTCATTCCCGGTACAAATGACGCAATGGCTGCCACCGGCATCATTACAAACCTTCGCTTTAACGCCTATAGATGCAGTATGTGCGGTATTTAGTCAATTTAGTTGTAGTGGTTATAGCCTGCAACAACTGCAATCAACTGTAGATGGCATCACCATGGCTACGCCTCTGGATACCTTACGTACTGATCTGAGTCGCGGCATTACCTTGTCTGAAAGCATGCAGAGACCGGTTTTTTATGCCTTTGCCGGCAGCGGTTGGTTGTGGGTTAATTTAGCCTACCTAATTGGCGGTTTAGTCTTAATTCAACAAAAAGTGATTAGTTGGCGTATTCCGGCAGCTGTCATTATCAGTTTAGCTATATTCAGTGGCATTGGTAGCTTAGCAGCACCCGACACCTTGGCTAGCCCGCTATTTCATTTATTTAGTGGCGGCACTATGTTGGCAGCCTTTTTTATCGCTACCGATCCAGTTTCCGCTTCCACCACCAATAACGGTCGGCTGTGGTACGGTGTATTAATTGGTTTATTAGTGTATTTAATTCGCACTTATGGTGGTTATCCTGACGCCTATGCGTTTGCAGTATTAATTGCCAATATGGCAGTGCCTCTTATCGATTACTATACTCGCCCTCGTACCTATGGGCATCAGCAACCGAGGCCAAAAAATGATTAA
- the rsxC gene encoding electron transport complex subunit RsxC, whose product MQSLFEQIQSGKLWDFHGGIHPPSRKNQTNNKPIARLPMPDRLYLPLRQHIGIAGQLLVNVGDRVLKGQALTAADNAMTVPIHAPTSGHVISIGPHSSAHPSALPEITLTLAPDGLDEWRLRQPLNFTTCDNLTLLNRIHDNGIAGMGGAGFPTHLKVGSSKTIDYLIINAVECEPYITADDLLMQEAATTIVKGIDILFRLLQPKAVLIAIEDDKPIATAAMSAASNQRDNYWVRNVPTKYPSGGEKQLIELLTGTEVPTGRRPLDIGIVMQNVGTVFAIAQAVLDDHPLISRIVTVAGDTLDQPQNVLALLGTPVADLLDFCGFSSQPKQRAIMGGPMMGFTLPRLDIPVIKTTNCILAPTATELPAAEHEMDCIRCSACADACPASLLPQQLLWYSKAQDVEKLQQYNLFDCIECGACAYVCPSEIPLVQYYRVAKAELREQQQEAIKAEQAKARFDARNERLEREKLERQQRNEQLAAARAQQQQASGKASAVADALAKIKAKTASRQTEPTTLDRDAIIAQRELKKQQARDYQQAKQANTASTVQSGADNSPPNPADAATEKDPRKAAIAAAIARAKAKQTSEKLAQPDLTADTEANVEAANVETETKPIPAVDPRKAAIAAAIARAKAKQASEKVALPDAATDTDANVDTEAEPTPAVDPRKAAIAAAIARAKAKQASEKLAQPDATADIDVNVVTEAEPAPAVDPRKAAIAAAIARAKAKKQADKQS is encoded by the coding sequence ATGCAAAGTTTATTTGAACAAATTCAATCTGGAAAGCTGTGGGATTTTCATGGTGGTATCCATCCTCCCAGCAGAAAAAACCAAACCAATAACAAACCTATAGCCCGTTTACCCATGCCTGATCGGTTATATTTACCGTTACGTCAACATATTGGTATTGCCGGCCAGTTATTAGTCAATGTAGGCGACCGGGTATTAAAAGGCCAAGCGCTGACTGCAGCAGATAATGCTATGACAGTGCCTATACATGCGCCAACCTCTGGTCATGTTATCAGTATTGGCCCACACAGTAGTGCCCACCCTTCTGCGTTACCGGAAATAACACTCACCCTAGCACCAGATGGCTTAGATGAGTGGCGTTTAAGACAGCCACTCAATTTTACTACCTGCGATAACTTAACTTTATTAAATCGGATCCATGATAATGGTATTGCCGGTATGGGTGGTGCTGGGTTTCCAACCCATCTAAAAGTAGGTTCCAGTAAGACCATCGACTATCTTATTATCAATGCAGTGGAGTGTGAGCCTTATATCACCGCTGATGATTTGTTAATGCAAGAAGCCGCTACCACTATTGTTAAAGGCATTGATATCCTCTTTCGGCTACTGCAGCCCAAAGCCGTACTTATTGCTATTGAAGATGATAAGCCTATTGCTACTGCTGCCATGTCTGCAGCGAGTAACCAGCGGGATAATTATTGGGTGCGCAATGTACCGACTAAATACCCTTCCGGTGGCGAAAAACAATTAATTGAATTATTAACGGGTACAGAAGTCCCTACTGGACGCCGACCGCTTGATATTGGCATTGTGATGCAAAATGTCGGTACTGTCTTTGCCATTGCCCAAGCGGTATTAGATGACCATCCACTCATTTCACGTATTGTTACTGTGGCCGGGGATACCTTAGACCAGCCGCAAAATGTGTTGGCTTTACTGGGTACTCCAGTTGCAGATTTACTCGACTTTTGTGGTTTTAGCAGCCAGCCAAAACAACGTGCTATTATGGGTGGCCCTATGATGGGCTTTACCTTGCCACGCTTAGATATACCGGTGATTAAAACCACTAATTGTATTTTAGCGCCTACTGCAACTGAGTTACCGGCCGCAGAGCATGAAATGGACTGTATACGTTGCAGTGCCTGTGCCGATGCCTGCCCTGCTTCGTTACTACCTCAACAGTTGCTCTGGTATAGCAAAGCTCAAGATGTTGAAAAATTGCAGCAATATAATTTATTTGATTGCATTGAGTGTGGTGCGTGCGCCTATGTTTGCCCTAGTGAAATCCCGTTAGTGCAATACTATCGGGTGGCTAAAGCAGAGTTAAGAGAGCAGCAACAAGAGGCGATTAAAGCCGAGCAAGCGAAAGCCCGTTTTGATGCTCGCAACGAGCGCCTAGAACGCGAAAAACTTGAACGACAACAGCGAAACGAACAACTTGCTGCCGCCAGAGCACAACAGCAACAAGCTAGTGGCAAAGCCAGCGCTGTCGCAGATGCGCTAGCAAAAATAAAAGCTAAAACGGCCAGTCGTCAAACCGAACCGACTACATTAGATAGAGACGCTATTATTGCCCAACGTGAGTTGAAAAAGCAGCAAGCTCGCGATTATCAGCAAGCCAAACAAGCCAACACTGCCTCAACTGTGCAGAGCGGAGCGGATAACAGCCCCCCTAATCCTGCTGATGCAGCAACAGAAAAGGATCCGCGTAAAGCTGCCATTGCCGCTGCGATTGCTCGGGCTAAAGCTAAGCAAACTAGCGAAAAGCTAGCTCAGCCCGATCTAACAGCTGATACCGAGGCTAATGTTGAGGCTGCCAATGTTGAAACTGAAACAAAACCGATACCTGCCGTTGATCCACGCAAAGCGGCCATAGCTGCTGCGATTGCTCGAGCTAAAGCTAAGCAAGCCAGCGAAAAGGTAGCTCTGCCCGATGCCGCAACGGATACAGATGCAAATGTTGATACTGAAGCTGAACCGACTCCAGCCGTTGATCCGCGTAAAGCCGCTATTGCAGCTGCGATTGCTCGCGCTAAAGCTAAGCAAGCCAGCGAAAAGCTAGCTCAGCCCGATGCCACAGCGGATATAGATGTGAATGTAGTTACTGAAGCAGAACCGGCACCAGCCGTTGATCCACGCAAAGCCGCCATTGCTGCTGCGATTGCTCGAGCTAAAGCCAAAAAACAAGCAGATAAACAATCATGA
- the rsxB gene encoding electron transport complex subunit RsxB, producing MSIVTALLAIGLLALVFGAVLGFAAIRFKVDSDPLVDQIDDILPQTQCGQCGYPGCKPYAEAIANGDEINKCPPGGESTIRKLADLMGVEAKPLNAAQEPSIKRVAYIREDECIGCTKCIQACPVDAILGASKLMHTVIIDECTGCDLCVEPCPVDCIDMVPVAETTERWKWDLTAIPVRVVES from the coding sequence ATGAGTATTGTAACGGCTTTATTAGCCATTGGTTTGTTAGCTCTGGTATTTGGTGCCGTTTTAGGTTTTGCGGCGATTCGCTTTAAAGTAGATAGTGATCCGCTAGTGGATCAAATTGATGATATTTTACCGCAGACCCAATGCGGCCAATGCGGTTATCCTGGCTGTAAACCTTATGCTGAAGCCATTGCCAACGGTGATGAAATCAATAAATGCCCACCAGGCGGTGAAAGCACTATTCGTAAACTGGCCGATTTAATGGGTGTTGAAGCTAAACCGTTAAATGCGGCTCAAGAGCCCTCTATTAAACGGGTTGCCTATATTCGAGAAGATGAATGTATTGGTTGCACTAAATGCATTCAAGCCTGTCCGGTCGATGCCATCCTTGGCGCATCTAAACTGATGCACACTGTTATTATTGATGAATGTACCGGTTGTGATCTTTGTGTTGAACCTTGTCCAGTTGATTGTATCGATATGGTACCTGTAGCAGAAACAACCGAACGCTGGAAATGGGATTTAACAGCAATACCGGTTCGCGTAGTGGAGTCTTAA
- the rsxA gene encoding electron transport complex subunit RsxA, producing MSEFLLLLVSTVLVNNFVLVKFLGLCPFMGVSSKLETAIGMSLATTFVLTLASLCSYLVDHYLLAPLDLLYLRTLSFILVIAVVVQFTEMVVHKTSPTLYRLLGIFLPLITTNCAVLGVALLNVNARHNFINSVIYGFGAAVGFSLVLILFAAMRERLAAADVPTPFKGAAIAMITAGLMSLAFMGFTGLVKVA from the coding sequence ATGAGCGAATTTTTGCTGTTACTTGTCAGTACAGTGCTAGTTAATAATTTTGTTTTAGTTAAATTTCTTGGTTTGTGCCCTTTTATGGGGGTATCAAGTAAGTTAGAAACTGCTATTGGTATGTCATTAGCCACTACCTTTGTACTTACCCTAGCATCGTTATGTAGTTATTTAGTTGATCATTATTTATTAGCCCCTTTGGACTTACTGTACTTACGCACCCTAAGCTTTATTTTAGTGATTGCCGTGGTAGTGCAATTTACTGAAATGGTAGTGCATAAAACTAGCCCGACTTTATATCGATTATTGGGTATTTTCTTACCGTTAATTACCACTAACTGTGCAGTTTTAGGCGTTGCTCTGCTAAATGTTAATGCGCGGCATAACTTTATTAATTCTGTTATTTATGGTTTTGGCGCTGCGGTCGGTTTTTCATTAGTATTAATTTTATTTGCTGCTATGCGTGAGCGTTTAGCGGCAGCCGACGTACCGACTCCGTTTAAGGGTGCCGCCATAGCCATGATTACTGCAGGGTTAATGTCACTGGCCTTTATGGGCTTTACTGGATTGGTAAAAGTAGCATGA
- a CDS encoding EAL domain-containing protein gives MRILRTLLLGQLFAAIILAAISVFILVQFTQQQLENNQRSAQNVIEQILGHHLSGDGKIISRQLERSFTLTNLRVSQLDGVVLHEQSLTEIRPVIAQTVLDLFGTEFKNYTVKNTEQNLIVSYQLNQTALLNQFQYALLILIIAPFIIGWLPALIGKSGISRSYRRATAAVNQLIDNFTDESSIAKTDWSKIPHEFADIKVSLKKLESHTDKQYQNMTLKAEEIAERAYKDSVTGLPNRNRFLQFYEENIHQAKNNEFGIFAITRCTELQTLNQSRGYQEGDTYISEVADIIKKLVGSYVDHKLYRLNTSDFAILLPRITPKEAEVFAQQLQSRFNEYQNLSELDSVAYTGLVSYESGKALSDLLAIADTSISLAQTKQANAWHIQKESAGLEMSRTGYGNQNWRNVIDDVLTNNRISLLTQLIQPATRSSRTYSEILVRFKTQENQVLPTASFLAMAEKLDKIIEIDRLVIETSLTTIKQKNLQDQYFGINLSARSLHDDQFCIWLERRLLKDANIASKLVFEVTEFSMQQNFKTSKRFIDMVHRAGSRITVERFGVGITSFKFFRDLKPDYVKMDGSYTRRIDEDKNNQYFMRLMIDLAHRIGVGVFAENVETQEEKHMLESLFIDGNQGYYIGKPVPL, from the coding sequence ATGAGAATACTAAGAACATTATTGCTAGGTCAGTTATTTGCCGCAATTATATTAGCCGCAATATCTGTATTTATTTTAGTTCAGTTCACGCAACAGCAATTAGAAAATAATCAACGCAGTGCGCAAAATGTCATTGAACAAATTCTAGGTCACCATTTAAGCGGTGACGGTAAAATTATTAGTCGCCAACTTGAGCGTAGTTTTACCTTAACTAATTTACGTGTCAGTCAACTTGATGGTGTTGTGTTGCACGAGCAAAGCTTAACAGAGATCCGCCCCGTTATTGCGCAAACTGTTTTAGATTTATTTGGTACTGAATTTAAAAATTATACGGTTAAAAATACCGAGCAAAATTTAATTGTTAGTTATCAATTAAATCAAACTGCACTATTGAACCAATTTCAGTACGCTTTGCTTATCTTAATTATTGCGCCTTTTATTATTGGTTGGTTACCTGCCCTAATTGGTAAAAGTGGTATTAGTCGTAGTTACCGCCGCGCCACAGCCGCCGTAAATCAGTTAATTGATAACTTTACTGATGAAAGCAGTATTGCTAAAACCGATTGGAGTAAAATTCCTCACGAGTTTGCTGATATTAAAGTTAGTTTAAAAAAGCTGGAAAGCCACACCGATAAGCAATATCAAAATATGACGCTTAAAGCGGAAGAGATTGCTGAGCGAGCTTATAAAGATTCTGTTACTGGTTTACCTAATCGCAATCGCTTTTTACAATTTTACGAAGAGAATATTCACCAAGCTAAAAATAATGAATTTGGTATTTTTGCTATTACCCGCTGTACAGAATTACAAACATTAAATCAGTCGCGTGGTTATCAAGAAGGCGATACTTATATCAGTGAAGTCGCTGATATCATCAAAAAGTTAGTTGGCTCTTATGTCGACCATAAGTTGTATCGTTTAAATACTTCTGACTTTGCGATTTTATTACCGCGTATTACGCCTAAAGAAGCCGAGGTTTTTGCCCAACAACTGCAAAGCCGTTTTAACGAATATCAAAATTTATCTGAATTAGATTCAGTAGCTTATACCGGATTAGTTAGTTATGAATCTGGTAAAGCGCTAAGTGATTTATTAGCCATTGCTGATACCTCCATCAGCTTGGCCCAAACCAAGCAAGCTAATGCTTGGCATATCCAAAAAGAATCAGCGGGTTTAGAAATGAGCCGCACCGGTTATGGCAATCAAAATTGGCGTAATGTGATTGATGATGTACTGACAAATAATCGCATTAGTTTATTAACCCAGTTAATTCAACCGGCTACGCGTTCCTCAAGAACTTACTCAGAAATATTAGTGCGGTTTAAAACCCAAGAAAATCAAGTTTTACCCACGGCATCGTTTTTAGCCATGGCAGAAAAACTGGATAAAATTATTGAGATAGATCGACTGGTTATTGAAACATCGTTGACCACGATTAAACAAAAAAATCTACAAGATCAATATTTTGGTATAAACCTGTCTGCACGTAGTTTGCATGATGATCAATTTTGTATTTGGCTGGAACGGCGTTTATTAAAAGATGCCAATATCGCGTCTAAATTAGTTTTTGAAGTGACTGAGTTTAGCATGCAACAAAATTTTAAAACCAGTAAGCGCTTTATTGATATGGTACATCGTGCCGGTTCACGTATTACTGTCGAACGCTTTGGTGTGGGTATCACGTCATTTAAATTTTTCCGAGATTTAAAACCAGATTACGTAAAAATGGATGGCAGTTATACCCGCAGAATTGATGAAGATAAAAACAATCAGTACTTTATGCGCTTAATGATTGACCTCGCTCACCGTATTGGTGTTGGCGTTTTTGCTGAAAACGTTGAAACGCAAGAAGAGAAGCATATGTTAGAATCATTATTCATTGATGGTAACCAAGGCTATTATATTGGTAAGCCGGTACCGCTTTAA
- a CDS encoding MATE family efflux transporter encodes MNSVKAPNALLKGDIKATMIAMTVPMLFGTLILMTFNIVDTFFISLLGTEPLAAISFTFPISFTIVSLGIGLSIGTSAVIARALGQGNTTEARGDATVALGLSCSIVGAISIVGYFLSPMIFKALGATDHIYSYIQPYMDLWFFRGCVIDGTHDWKWHIARGW; translated from the coding sequence ATGAATTCGGTTAAAGCACCAAATGCCTTATTAAAAGGTGATATCAAAGCGACCATGATTGCTATGACAGTGCCGATGCTGTTTGGTACGTTAATATTAATGACCTTTAATATTGTTGATACCTTTTTTATTAGCTTGTTAGGGACAGAACCACTTGCCGCAATTAGTTTTACTTTTCCCATCTCATTTACAATAGTTAGTTTAGGGATAGGGCTAAGTATTGGAACGTCAGCTGTTATAGCCCGAGCACTTGGTCAAGGTAACACCACTGAAGCTCGTGGCGATGCGACAGTTGCACTAGGCTTGTCTTGTTCTATTGTCGGAGCCATCTCGATAGTCGGTTATTTTTTAAGCCCAATGATATTTAAAGCATTGGGCGCGACAGATCATATTTATAGCTATATTCAACCTTATATGGATTTGTGGTTTTTTAGGGGCTGTGTTATTGATGGTACCCATGATTGGAAATGGCATATTGCGCGCGGCTGGTGA
- a CDS encoding MATE family efflux transporter, producing MIGNGILRAAGDTKIPSIIMGTSGLVNAVLDPILIFGFGPIPAMHMHGAALATVISWLVGSVAMLYMLQKRNLLNLNWPGWKLLKAASKKILSIGLPAAGANMLTPLAMAILTAMMASHGAHAVAGFGVGARLEGMAILIVLTLSMTLPPFISQNFGAGFWHRVQQGYQLCVKFVLVWQLIIYIVLAILAIPLAKLFSDEPEVIHIISLFIWIMPLGYGLQGITILTNSSLNALHQPSKALLLSIIRLFVFYVPLAWLGGNFFGITGLFVGCVIANAFTAGIAWRWFNKVANKTAKIGEHVVEKF from the coding sequence ATGATTGGAAATGGCATATTGCGCGCGGCTGGTGATACTAAAATACCCAGTATCATTATGGGAACATCGGGGTTGGTTAATGCAGTTTTAGACCCGATTTTAATTTTTGGTTTTGGGCCCATTCCTGCTATGCATATGCATGGTGCGGCATTAGCTACTGTTATTTCTTGGCTAGTGGGTAGTGTTGCTATGCTATATATGTTGCAGAAACGCAATCTACTTAATTTAAATTGGCCAGGATGGAAGCTACTAAAAGCCGCAAGTAAGAAAATACTTAGCATTGGTTTACCTGCTGCGGGTGCTAATATGCTCACCCCATTAGCGATGGCAATATTAACGGCTATGATGGCAAGTCATGGTGCTCATGCGGTAGCGGGTTTTGGTGTTGGTGCGCGTTTAGAAGGTATGGCCATTTTAATTGTTTTAACCTTATCAATGACATTGCCGCCGTTTATTAGTCAAAATTTTGGAGCCGGCTTTTGGCACCGAGTACAACAAGGCTATCAACTTTGCGTTAAGTTTGTGCTGGTATGGCAACTTATTATCTATATTGTCTTGGCTATTTTGGCGATACCGTTGGCTAAATTATTTAGTGACGAGCCAGAGGTAATCCACATTATCAGTTTATTTATTTGGATCATGCCTTTAGGTTACGGTTTGCAAGGTATTACGATTCTAACTAATTCATCACTAAATGCATTACACCAACCAAGTAAAGCTTTGCTATTGAGTATTATTCGTTTGTTTGTGTTTTATGTGCCGTTGGCTTGGTTAGGCGGTAACTTTTTTGGCATAACGGGGTTGTTCGTTGGATGTGTTATCGCAAATGCTTTTACCGCGGGTATTGCTTGGCGATGGTTTAATAAAGTGGCGAATAAAACTGCCAAAATAGGAGAGCACGTTGTCGAGAAATTTTGA
- the uvrB gene encoding excinuclease ABC subunit UvrB gives MSRNFELKSDYSPAGDQPNAIKQLVSGLEAGLAHQTLLGVTGSGKTFTMANVIQQVNRPTLIMAHNKTLAAQLYGEMKAFFPNNAVEYFVSYYDYYQPEAYVPSTDTFIEKDASINEHIEQMRLSATKALMERRDVVIVASVSAIYGLGDPVSYMKMLLHLKQGDIIDQRFIIRRLAELQYKRNDIEFQRATYRVRGDVIDVFPAEVDDIAVRIELFDEEIERISLFDPLTGAVEKIVTRYTIYPKTHYVTPREKILDAVDNIKVELQQRRDELLANNKLVEEQRLSQRTLYDIEMMVELGFCSGIENYSRYLSGRANGEPPPTLLDYFPADGLMFIDESHVTVSQIGAMYKGDRARKENLVNYGFRLPSALDNRPLKFEEFEAIAPQRIYVSATPAVYELNQSAGEVIEQVVRPTGLLDPPIEIRPVATQVDDLLSEIYIRAAKKERVLVTTLTKKMSEALTDYLSEHDVRVRYLHSDIDTVERMEIIRDLRLGVFDVLVGINLLREGLDIPEVSLVAILDADKEGFLRSERSLIQTIGRAARNLEGRAILYADRITGSMQRAIDETDRRRLKQQEFNALHGILPTAIKKRVNDVMDLGQSPVPGFAMVSEKAKLVKGKTPYQIEAQIQQLEQQMLQHAKDLEFEQAAATRDKVQLLKQALLEI, from the coding sequence TTGTCGAGAAATTTTGAACTTAAATCAGATTACTCACCTGCAGGCGATCAGCCTAATGCCATTAAGCAATTAGTTTCAGGTCTTGAAGCTGGCTTGGCACATCAAACTTTGTTAGGCGTTACCGGTTCGGGTAAAACTTTTACCATGGCCAATGTTATCCAACAGGTAAATCGTCCTACCTTAATTATGGCGCATAATAAAACTCTAGCCGCGCAACTTTATGGCGAGATGAAAGCGTTTTTCCCCAATAATGCGGTTGAGTACTTTGTTTCTTATTATGACTATTATCAGCCCGAAGCCTATGTGCCTTCAACCGATACTTTTATTGAAAAAGATGCCTCTATTAATGAACATATAGAACAAATGCGCTTATCGGCAACTAAGGCGCTAATGGAGCGGCGAGATGTCGTGATTGTGGCGTCGGTATCAGCCATTTATGGTTTGGGCGATCCGGTTTCTTATATGAAAATGCTGCTACACCTTAAACAAGGCGATATTATTGACCAGCGTTTTATTATCCGTCGCTTAGCTGAGTTGCAATATAAACGTAATGATATTGAATTTCAGCGCGCGACTTATCGCGTGCGGGGCGATGTTATCGATGTCTTCCCGGCAGAAGTTGATGATATAGCGGTTAGAATTGAATTGTTTGATGAAGAAATAGAGCGTATTAGTTTGTTTGATCCGTTAACCGGTGCAGTTGAAAAAATTGTTACCCGTTATACTATTTATCCGAAAACGCATTATGTGACACCGCGAGAGAAAATTCTTGATGCAGTTGATAACATCAAAGTTGAGTTACAACAGCGGCGCGATGAGCTGTTAGCCAATAATAAACTGGTTGAAGAGCAACGCTTAAGCCAGCGTACTTTGTATGATATAGAGATGATGGTGGAGCTAGGCTTCTGTTCAGGCATTGAAAACTATTCACGTTATTTATCCGGCCGGGCTAATGGCGAGCCACCGCCAACGTTATTAGATTATTTTCCCGCTGATGGTTTAATGTTTATTGATGAGTCGCACGTCACAGTGTCGCAAATTGGCGCTATGTATAAAGGGGATCGCGCTCGTAAAGAAAACCTAGTGAATTATGGCTTTCGTTTACCATCAGCATTAGATAATAGACCGCTTAAGTTTGAAGAGTTTGAAGCCATAGCGCCGCAACGAATTTATGTGTCTGCAACGCCAGCTGTTTATGAACTCAACCAATCAGCTGGAGAAGTAATAGAACAGGTTGTTCGGCCAACAGGTTTACTTGACCCACCAATTGAAATTAGACCAGTTGCTACCCAAGTAGACGATTTATTATCAGAAATATACATACGCGCGGCAAAAAAAGAGCGGGTACTGGTGACCACGTTAACTAAAAAAATGTCTGAAGCCCTAACAGATTATTTAAGTGAACATGATGTGCGAGTGCGTTATTTACACTCAGATATTGATACCGTTGAGCGGATGGAGATTATTCGTGATTTACGTTTAGGTGTATTTGATGTTTTAGTGGGTATTAACTTATTGCGTGAAGGCTTAGATATCCCCGAAGTATCTTTAGTGGCGATTTTAGATGCTGATAAAGAAGGGTTTTTACGCTCAGAGCGTTCATTAATTCAAACCATTGGCCGTGCGGCGCGTAACTTAGAAGGTAGAGCGATTTTATATGCGGATCGCATTACCGGCTCTATGCAGCGGGCGATAGATGAAACCGATCGCCGACGCTTAAAACAGCAGGAGTTTAATGCCTTGCATGGCATTTTACCGACAGCGATTAAGAAAAGAGTTAATGATGTAATGGACTTAGGGCAATCTCCGGTGCCGGGTTTTGCCATGGTGTCAGAAAAAGCTAAATTAGTGAAAGGTAAAACGCCGTATCAAATTGAGGCGCAAATTCAACAACTAGAGCAGCAAATGTTGCAACATGCTAAAGATCTTGAGTTTGAACAAGCCGCGGCCACACGGGATAAGGTGCAGTTATTAAAACAAGCTTTATTAGAAATTTAA
- a CDS encoding efflux RND transporter periplasmic adaptor subunit, which produces MEPEANIVRPVKLFHVSNEHAATARQFPAVVEPTKRANLTFRVSGKLIELSGRPSHNVQRGELLARLDDTDFKLRLDQANARYELAQTQFDRANLLMEQKLVSQAQFDETKAQLQVAKADFSAAKTALSYTRLEAPFAGTVSRLLVENHENIAAQQPIMELQVRGHVDVVIQVPEDVISNVRREIDYQPEVIFDSHPEYRFRASLREWDSRADPSTNSFKVVFSMKSPEQFNVLSGMTANVIVDMSQVNRVNSSALYIPATAIFMPDTENLASQQSYVWLYDKSQGKVTKQAVTIGELTNAGVAITSGIAIGDTIVTAGVHQLSEGQQVRPWIRERGL; this is translated from the coding sequence GTGGAACCGGAAGCTAATATTGTTCGGCCGGTTAAACTGTTTCATGTCAGCAATGAGCATGCAGCAACTGCGCGCCAATTTCCGGCTGTAGTCGAGCCGACAAAACGGGCAAACTTAACCTTTCGGGTCAGTGGGAAACTCATCGAGCTGTCAGGCCGACCAAGTCATAATGTGCAGCGAGGAGAATTACTCGCGCGACTGGATGATACTGATTTTAAATTGCGTTTAGATCAAGCAAATGCTCGATATGAATTAGCCCAAACTCAATTTGATCGGGCAAATTTACTGATGGAACAAAAATTAGTATCGCAAGCGCAATTTGATGAAACAAAAGCCCAGTTACAAGTTGCTAAAGCCGATTTTAGTGCAGCCAAAACCGCGCTTAGTTATACCCGTTTAGAAGCGCCGTTTGCAGGTACAGTATCTAGGTTGTTAGTTGAAAATCATGAGAATATTGCTGCCCAGCAGCCGATCATGGAACTGCAAGTCCGTGGTCATGTTGATGTTGTTATTCAAGTGCCTGAGGATGTAATTTCTAATGTTCGTCGTGAAATAGATTATCAACCAGAAGTCATTTTTGACTCCCATCCTGAGTATCGTTTTCGTGCCAGTTTGCGCGAATGGGATAGTCGAGCCGATCCTAGTACCAATAGTTTCAAAGTGGTTTTTAGCATGAAATCACCGGAGCAATTTAATGTGTTATCTGGCATGACAGCCAATGTTATTGTCGATATGAGTCAAGTGAACCGAGTAAATAGCAGCGCATTATATATTCCCGCGACCGCCATTTTTATGCCCGATACCGAAAACCTTGCTTCACAGCAAAGTTATGTCTGGTTGTATGATAAAAGCCAAGGCAAGGTAACAAAACAAGCGGTGACGATTGGCGAGCTAACCAATGCTGGCGTAGCAATTACCAGCGGAATTGCCATTGGCGATACCATCGTAACGGCTGGCGTACATCAGTTGTCTGAAGGGCAGCAGGTGCGGCCTTGGATACGTGAACGAGGGCTGTAA